In Actinoplanes derwentensis, the following proteins share a genomic window:
- a CDS encoding tetratricopeptide repeat protein, with the protein MLLDPAAAYPKVAVLRTALDSGDWPACRETLDTAEPVERTCLTAVAADTEGIADFLRGVLTGDPSDGAAGALLGRHLAGDARFVDAERLLVDAAARSPLDPAIWTVRLRTARGLRLGPSEARRRYDRLAEIDPQHVPGQSQYLRYLCGQDPAAAYEFARTASAEAPPGSLSPVLLAEYHLDRYVAADRGHFGDETVRAELAEAADRSVTHPDFRHTHGWVRVTSTFAMAYALIGDQQAAAELFGALGELDSAQPWDLLGDPATVISRYRKRATGGEQ; encoded by the coding sequence ATGCTCCTGGACCCGGCCGCGGCGTACCCGAAAGTCGCCGTTCTGCGCACCGCCCTGGACTCGGGTGACTGGCCGGCCTGCCGGGAGACCCTGGACACCGCCGAACCGGTGGAACGTACCTGCCTCACCGCCGTCGCCGCGGACACCGAGGGCATCGCCGACTTCCTCCGCGGCGTGCTGACCGGCGACCCGTCGGACGGGGCCGCCGGCGCGCTGCTGGGCCGGCACCTGGCCGGCGACGCCCGATTCGTGGACGCCGAGCGGCTGCTCGTCGACGCCGCCGCCCGCAGCCCGCTCGACCCGGCGATCTGGACCGTCCGCCTGCGCACCGCCCGTGGCCTGCGACTCGGCCCCTCCGAAGCGCGCCGCCGCTACGACCGGCTCGCCGAGATCGACCCGCAGCACGTGCCCGGCCAGTCCCAGTACCTGCGATACCTGTGCGGGCAGGACCCCGCCGCCGCGTACGAGTTCGCCCGGACCGCCTCCGCCGAAGCCCCGCCCGGCTCACTGAGCCCGGTGCTGCTCGCCGAGTACCACCTCGACCGGTATGTCGCCGCCGACCGCGGCCACTTCGGCGACGAGACCGTCCGCGCCGAACTGGCCGAGGCCGCCGACCGGTCGGTCACCCACCCGGACTTCCGGCACACGCACGGATGGGTGCGCGTGACCAGTACCTTCGCCATGGCGTACGCCCTGATCGGTGACCAGCAGGCCGCGGCCGAACTGTTCGGGGCACTCGGCGAGTTGGACTCGGCACAGCCGTGGGATCTCCTGGGTGACCCGGCCACGGTGATCAGCAGGTACCGCAAGCGGGCGACGGGAGGCGAGCAGTGA
- a CDS encoding ROK family transcriptional regulator has protein sequence MRTGPNQDDVRRHNLGSLLRYVHVHGATSRAELTTRLGLNRSTIGALTADLIGAGLVSEAAPRETGRAGRPSLVVRPESGRVYAYALSIEVDRLRAARVGLGGRILEQYEAERPPGMSAGEAIRPLARFVATMRSGVPDGARCVGSGVAVAGMVRRADGMVRLAPTIGWVEEPVGADLTSELGQYGRLSVGNHSDVCALAEHARGAAVGSDNVIYLYGDVGVGAGIVAGGRRITGHGGYGGEVGHMVVNPYGRPCSCGSRGCWETEIGEHALLRLAGRADRSGRDEVLAVVDAAMRGDSQAQHALRQVGDWIGFGVGNLINIFNPEVVIFGGTLRDVYLGAAAQIRSRLNAIGLPACREQVRLRTPELGTDAALIGAAELAFDHLLDDPLVS, from the coding sequence ATGAGGACCGGACCGAACCAGGACGACGTCCGACGGCACAACCTCGGAAGCCTCCTGCGGTACGTGCATGTGCACGGCGCTACCTCCCGGGCCGAACTCACCACCCGCCTCGGACTCAACCGGAGCACCATCGGGGCACTGACCGCCGACCTGATCGGGGCGGGGCTGGTCAGTGAGGCGGCACCCCGCGAGACCGGCCGGGCCGGGCGCCCCTCACTCGTCGTCCGGCCCGAATCGGGACGGGTGTACGCCTACGCGCTCAGCATCGAGGTCGACCGGCTGCGCGCGGCCCGGGTCGGGCTCGGCGGCCGCATCCTGGAGCAGTACGAGGCCGAGCGCCCACCCGGCATGAGCGCCGGGGAGGCGATCCGGCCGCTGGCCCGGTTCGTCGCGACCATGCGGTCCGGGGTGCCGGACGGCGCCCGCTGCGTCGGCAGCGGAGTCGCGGTGGCCGGCATGGTGCGCCGTGCCGACGGGATGGTCCGCTTGGCCCCGACCATCGGCTGGGTCGAGGAGCCGGTCGGTGCGGACCTGACCTCCGAACTCGGGCAGTACGGGCGGCTCAGCGTCGGCAACCACTCCGACGTCTGCGCGCTGGCCGAACACGCCCGGGGCGCGGCGGTCGGTTCCGACAACGTCATCTACCTGTACGGCGACGTCGGTGTCGGCGCCGGGATCGTCGCCGGTGGCCGCCGGATCACCGGGCACGGCGGGTACGGCGGCGAAGTCGGCCACATGGTCGTCAACCCGTACGGCCGTCCGTGCAGCTGCGGCTCGCGAGGCTGCTGGGAGACCGAGATCGGCGAGCACGCACTGCTGCGCCTGGCCGGGCGCGCCGACCGCAGCGGCCGGGACGAGGTGCTGGCCGTGGTGGACGCCGCGATGCGGGGGGACAGCCAGGCCCAGCACGCGTTACGGCAGGTCGGCGACTGGATCGGCTTCGGGGTCGGCAACCTGATCAACATCTTCAACCCGGAGGTGGTGATCTTCGGCGGGACACTGCGCGACGTCTACCTGGGGGCCGCCGCGCAGATCCGCAGCCGCCTCAACGCCATCGGCCTGCCGGCCTGCCGCGAGCAGGTGCGGCTGCGCACTCCGGAACTCGGCACCGACGCGGCCCTGATCGGAGCGGCCGAACTGGCCTTCGACCACCTGCTCGACGATCCCCTGGTGTCCTAA
- a CDS encoding sugar ABC transporter permease: MRDYWARIRGGDLGTLPAVLGLLILILIFGSARSETFLSALNFANLFNQSAQIVFIAMGLVFVLLLGEIDLSAGFGSGVCGAVMAILLTTHGLPWVVAIPAAMATGVLIGIVLGLLVAKLGIPSFVVTLAAFLGFQGVLLTLLEGGKNIAIDDEFVTSLNNGTLSVRASWILAVAGVAGFGLAQFLRWRARVIRGLIAEPAGIVLARIAGVAALALSATYVLTLERAVNVSITSLKGIPIVVPIILFFLVLWTFVLGRTTYGRHVYAVGGNAEAARRAGIPVDRIRVSVFAIASFMASIGGILIVSRQSSVDPNTGGSNILLYSVGAAVIGGTSLFGGQGKIIYAVIGGAVIIVIENGMTLLALNSGVKFIFTGLVLLAAASVDALARRRAAASGG, from the coding sequence CTGCGGGACTACTGGGCCCGGATCCGCGGCGGCGACCTCGGGACCCTTCCGGCCGTACTCGGCCTGCTGATCTTGATATTGATCTTCGGTTCGGCCCGCAGTGAGACGTTCCTCAGCGCGCTCAACTTCGCGAACCTGTTCAACCAGAGCGCCCAGATCGTCTTCATCGCGATGGGCCTGGTCTTCGTGCTGCTGCTCGGCGAGATCGATCTGTCCGCCGGGTTCGGCAGCGGTGTCTGCGGCGCGGTCATGGCGATCCTGCTGACCACGCACGGCCTGCCCTGGGTGGTGGCGATCCCGGCGGCGATGGCGACCGGCGTCCTGATCGGCATCGTGCTCGGCCTGCTGGTGGCGAAGCTCGGCATCCCGTCGTTCGTGGTGACCCTCGCCGCGTTCCTCGGTTTCCAGGGTGTGCTGCTGACCCTGCTCGAGGGTGGCAAGAACATCGCGATCGACGACGAGTTCGTGACGTCGCTCAACAACGGCACCCTGTCGGTGCGCGCCAGCTGGATCCTCGCGGTGGCCGGTGTGGCCGGGTTCGGCCTGGCCCAGTTCCTGCGCTGGCGGGCGCGGGTGATCCGGGGCCTGATCGCGGAACCGGCCGGCATCGTGCTGGCCCGGATCGCCGGGGTGGCGGCCCTGGCGCTGTCGGCCACCTACGTGCTGACCCTGGAGCGGGCCGTCAACGTGTCGATCACGTCGCTGAAGGGCATCCCGATCGTCGTACCGATCATCCTGTTCTTCCTGGTCCTGTGGACCTTCGTGCTGGGCCGCACCACCTACGGCCGGCACGTCTACGCTGTCGGTGGCAACGCCGAGGCGGCCCGCCGGGCCGGCATCCCGGTCGACCGGATCCGGGTCTCGGTCTTCGCCATCGCCTCGTTCATGGCCTCGATCGGCGGAATCCTGATCGTCAGCCGACAGAGCTCTGTCGATCCGAACACCGGCGGCAGTAACATTCTTCTCTATTCGGTCGGTGCCGCGGTCATCGGCGGCACCAGCCTGTTCGGCGGCCAGGGAAAGATCATCTACGCGGTCATCGGGGGTGCGGTGATCATCGTCATCGAGAACGGGATGACCCTGTTGGCCCTCAACTCCGGCGTCAAATTCATCTTCACCGGCCTCGTTCTGCTGGCGGCCGCGAGCGTCGACGCGCTGGCCCGGCGCAGAGCCGCGGCATCGGGCGGCTGA
- a CDS encoding sugar ABC transporter substrate-binding protein: MRNGFSVLAVVGLLTAGGLSACTGEEDSGSGAETGPAVQVGVILPDTRSSARWATADFKYLTEAFEAAGVEAVIQNAEGDKTRFTTIADGMIASGVKVLIIANLDSGTGQAVLAKARTAGIATIDYDRLTLGGGADYYVSFDNTEVGKLQGQGLVDCLTEKRVVRPVVSYLNGSATDNNSTLLKKGYDSVLQPKFDSGEYLKGPDQDVPEWDSAQGGTIFEQQLTQDKSITGVLAANDGLGNAAIQVLKKNKLNGKVPVTGQDATVLGLQNILIGDQCMTVYKAIKKEADAAAELAIALVKQEQVSTTETIEGTGTKAVLLAPQAITAATVKDVVADGYVTREELCSADFAEACAKVGIR, from the coding sequence ATGCGTAACGGATTCTCCGTCCTTGCCGTGGTCGGTCTCCTGACGGCGGGAGGCCTGTCCGCCTGCACCGGCGAGGAGGACTCCGGCTCGGGTGCCGAGACGGGGCCGGCCGTCCAGGTCGGTGTCATCCTGCCGGACACCAGGAGCTCGGCCCGCTGGGCGACCGCCGACTTCAAGTATCTGACCGAGGCGTTCGAGGCGGCCGGCGTCGAGGCCGTGATCCAGAACGCCGAGGGGGACAAGACCCGTTTCACCACCATCGCCGACGGCATGATCGCGAGCGGCGTGAAGGTCCTGATCATCGCCAACCTCGACTCCGGCACGGGTCAGGCCGTCCTGGCGAAGGCGCGGACCGCGGGCATCGCGACCATCGACTACGACCGGCTCACCCTGGGCGGCGGCGCCGACTACTACGTGTCCTTCGACAACACCGAGGTCGGCAAACTCCAGGGGCAGGGCCTGGTCGACTGCCTGACCGAGAAGCGGGTGGTCCGGCCGGTGGTCTCCTACCTCAACGGCTCGGCCACCGACAACAACAGCACCCTGCTCAAAAAGGGGTACGACTCGGTCCTCCAGCCGAAGTTCGACTCCGGCGAATACCTCAAGGGCCCGGACCAGGACGTCCCGGAATGGGACAGCGCCCAGGGCGGCACCATCTTCGAGCAGCAGCTGACCCAGGACAAGAGCATCACGGGTGTGCTGGCCGCCAACGACGGCCTGGGCAACGCGGCGATCCAGGTGCTGAAGAAGAACAAGCTGAACGGCAAGGTCCCGGTCACCGGTCAGGACGCCACCGTTCTGGGGCTGCAGAACATTCTCATCGGCGACCAGTGCATGACGGTCTACAAGGCCATCAAGAAGGAGGCCGACGCGGCCGCCGAGCTGGCGATCGCGCTGGTCAAGCAGGAGCAGGTCAGCACGACCGAGACGATCGAGGGCACCGGGACCAAGGCTGTCCTGCTGGCCCCGCAGGCGATCACCGCGGCCACCGTGAAGGACGTCGTCGCCGACGGTTACGTCACCCGGGAAGAACTCTGCAGCGCCGACTTCGCTGAGGCCTGCGCCAAAGTCGGCATCAGGTGA
- the ybaK gene encoding Cys-tRNA(Pro) deacylase encodes MAKRAAGTPATVLLTAERVTHTLHPYEVSPDASNYGALVAEALGVAPEMMFKTLVAEVDGRLVVGVVPVTGDLDLKALAAAAGGKRAALADRAAAERSSGYVRGGISPLGQRKRLPTVIDDTASGLDLMYVSAGRRGLQVALAPADLIRLTGATVAPIRS; translated from the coding sequence ATGGCCAAGAGAGCCGCGGGTACGCCGGCCACCGTCCTGCTGACCGCCGAGCGGGTGACCCACACGCTGCATCCGTACGAGGTGTCGCCGGACGCGTCCAACTACGGCGCCCTGGTCGCCGAGGCGCTGGGTGTCGCCCCGGAGATGATGTTCAAGACACTCGTGGCCGAGGTCGACGGCCGTCTGGTGGTCGGGGTGGTGCCGGTGACCGGTGACCTCGATCTGAAGGCGCTGGCCGCCGCGGCCGGTGGGAAGCGGGCGGCCCTGGCCGACCGGGCCGCCGCCGAGCGCAGCAGCGGTTACGTCCGGGGCGGGATCAGCCCGCTCGGGCAGCGTAAACGGCTGCCGACGGTGATCGATGACACGGCTTCCGGGCTCGACCTGATGTACGTGTCAGCGGGCCGCCGTGGCCTCCAGGTGGCCCTCGCGCCGGCCGACCTGATCCGGCTCACCGGAGCGACAGTCGCGCCGATCCGGTCCTGA
- a CDS encoding class I SAM-dependent methyltransferase, with translation MPVVTPELLHLLQTPNGVEALAVAAEVAGGEPLAAASAMRARGFGAELAAAALTQASLRERAAMKFGSDAARMFFTRAGLEQATRAVVADRRAARLAAAGVRSLADLGCGLGSDALAAARHGITVHAVDADPGTAALAAANAAAAGLADRITVACADATTVPVERYDAVFADPARRQAGRGRVFDPKSYSPPWDFVAGLAGRVPHTVLKLAPGIDHDLLPPGAEGEWVSVGGDLVEAAFWCGPLARVPRRASLIGPDVVLTGSGTERAPVGEIGSWIYDPDPAVIRSHLVAEFAATVSGRLADPDIAYVYTDEPVDTPFARRLAVTDVLPFSLKRLRTLLRERGIGVLEIRKRGSALVPEQLRKDLRLSGPNTAGLVLTRVGGAPLALLTSVA, from the coding sequence ATGCCTGTCGTGACCCCTGAGTTGTTGCATTTGTTGCAGACCCCGAACGGGGTGGAAGCCCTGGCCGTGGCGGCCGAGGTGGCCGGCGGTGAGCCGCTCGCCGCGGCCTCGGCCATGCGGGCCCGGGGCTTCGGCGCGGAACTCGCCGCGGCCGCCTTGACCCAGGCTAGTTTGCGAGAACGCGCCGCGATGAAGTTCGGCTCGGACGCCGCCCGGATGTTCTTCACCAGGGCCGGTCTGGAGCAGGCGACCCGCGCGGTGGTCGCGGACCGGCGCGCCGCCCGGCTCGCCGCCGCCGGTGTCCGGAGCCTCGCCGACCTGGGGTGCGGGCTGGGGTCGGACGCGCTGGCCGCGGCCCGGCACGGCATCACCGTGCACGCCGTGGATGCCGATCCCGGCACCGCGGCACTCGCCGCCGCGAACGCCGCGGCCGCGGGGCTGGCCGACCGGATCACCGTGGCGTGCGCCGACGCGACCACGGTGCCGGTGGAGCGGTACGACGCGGTCTTCGCCGATCCGGCGCGCCGCCAGGCCGGCCGGGGCCGGGTGTTCGACCCGAAGTCGTACTCACCGCCCTGGGACTTCGTCGCCGGGCTGGCCGGCCGGGTGCCGCACACGGTGCTGAAGCTGGCGCCCGGCATCGACCACGACCTGCTGCCCCCGGGCGCCGAGGGGGAGTGGGTGAGTGTCGGCGGCGACCTGGTCGAGGCGGCCTTCTGGTGCGGTCCGCTGGCCCGGGTCCCGCGCCGGGCCTCGCTGATCGGCCCGGACGTCGTGCTGACCGGCTCCGGCACCGAACGCGCCCCGGTCGGCGAGATCGGTTCGTGGATCTACGACCCGGATCCGGCGGTGATCCGCTCGCACCTGGTGGCCGAGTTCGCCGCGACGGTCAGTGGCCGGCTGGCCGATCCGGACATCGCCTACGTCTACACCGACGAGCCGGTGGACACCCCGTTCGCCCGGCGTCTCGCGGTGACCGACGTGCTGCCGTTCTCGCTGAAACGGCTGCGGACACTGCTGCGGGAACGGGGGATCGGGGTGTTGGAGATCCGTAAACGGGGCTCGGCGCTGGTCCCCGAGCAGCTGCGCAAGGACCTCCGGCTGTCCGGGCCGAACACCGCCGGACTGGTGCTGACCCGGGTGGGTGGCGCACCGCTCGCCCTTCTCACGTCGGTCGCCTGA
- the groES gene encoding co-chaperone GroES has product MPVTTATKVAIKPLEDRIVVQANEAETTTASGIVIPDTAKEKPQEGTVLAVGPGRIDDKGNRVPLDVNVGDVVLYSKYGGTEVKYAGEEYLVLSARDVLAVIEK; this is encoded by the coding sequence ATGCCCGTGACTACCGCGACAAAGGTTGCGATCAAGCCGCTCGAGGACCGCATCGTGGTCCAGGCGAACGAGGCTGAGACCACGACCGCTTCCGGCATCGTGATCCCCGACACCGCCAAGGAGAAGCCCCAGGAGGGCACCGTCCTCGCCGTCGGCCCCGGCCGGATCGACGACAAGGGCAACCGCGTCCCGCTCGACGTCAATGTCGGCGACGTGGTCCTGTACTCGAAGTACGGCGGCACCGAGGTCAAGTACGCCGGCGAGGAGTACCTGGTGCTCTCCGCCCGCGACGTCCTCGCGGTCATCGAGAAGTAA